The Chitinophagales bacterium genomic interval AATTTTTCAAAATGCTCAAACCCAAATTGATTAGGGATACGCATTCTATTACCCGCAATATGAAAAAGCGCGGTGGTGGAATTTTGGATATTGAGTTGATTGACAAAACCAATGACCTGGAGAATTATTATCAGCTTAGGGCTTCCTTTAATACCTGCGATTCCATGGGTGCTAATTTTATCAATTCCTGCCTGGAAAAATTTGCCGAAGTCATGAGGGCTGAAGCGGGTGAATTTGCTCCTTTTGATATTTATAAAGAACCTGTCGTAGATGTGGTGATGTCAATTTTGTCTAATTACACGCCCGATTGTATAGTTCGAGTAAGCGCTTCCTGTACTTTGGAAGAATTGGTGGATGCTGTACCCGGAATGGGCGGACGTGAATTTGCCGACAGGGTGGTGCGTGCCGTAAAAATTGCGGAAGTAGATCCATACCGGGCAACTACGCACAACAAAGGTATTTTCAACGGAATCGATTCCGTGATTTTGGCCACAGGAAATGATTTCAGGGCAGTGGAAGCCTGTGGGCATACCTATGCAGCAAGAAATGGAAAATACAGCTGTCTTTCCCATGCAGATATCAATGGAAACATATTTACTTATTCTTTGGAAGTGCCGCTTTCTGTGGGCACGGTTGGTGGTTTGACCAATTTGCACCCGCTGGTGAAACGCGCCATGAATATGTTGGGAAATCCCAATGCCGAAAAGTTGATGATGATAGCAGCTACTGCCGGATTAGCCAATAATTTTTCAGCCATAAAATCGCTGGTTACCGATGGCATTCAGAAAGGACATATGAAAATGCATTTACTCAATATTCTGAAAACTATGGATGCTTCCTTTGAAGAAGTAGAAGCTGCCAAAAAATATTTCACTGATAATGTGGTTTCTTACCCTGCGGTGCGCAATTTTCTTATTTCCGTAAGAAGCAATTCCTGAAAGGCAATGGATGTAAAAAAACGCAGATTTTATGCCCACGGTAAATTGTTGCTCAGTGGGGAGTATGTGGTGTTGGATGGAGCTCGGGCACTTGCTTTGCCAACTATACAGGGACAGATTTTGGAAGTGCTGGATTCCGATTTGCCGCAACCTACGCTTACCTGGATAAGTCACCATCCCAACAAAAAAGTGTGGTTGAAGATCATCTTTTCACTGC includes:
- a CDS encoding hydroxymethylglutaryl-CoA reductase, producing MDSKTKAQQFVEGFSKLSKTEKINWIVKQYFDGDQQVFKEFENYWHKDPSQQKLYDEFSENTLTNYYMPFGVAPNFLINNEVYTLPMVIEESSVVAAASKSAKFWRDKGGFHAEVLDIQKIGQVHFMYSGDKAILQEFFKMLKPKLIRDTHSITRNMKKRGGGILDIELIDKTNDLENYYQLRASFNTCDSMGANFINSCLEKFAEVMRAEAGEFAPFDIYKEPVVDVVMSILSNYTPDCIVRVSASCTLEELVDAVPGMGGREFADRVVRAVKIAEVDPYRATTHNKGIFNGIDSVILATGNDFRAVEACGHTYAARNGKYSCLSHADINGNIFTYSLEVPLSVGTVGGLTNLHPLVKRAMNMLGNPNAEKLMMIAATAGLANNFSAIKSLVTDGIQKGHMKMHLLNILKTMDASFEEVEAAKKYFTDNVVSYPAVRNFLISVRSNS